In Fusarium falciforme chromosome 10, complete sequence, a single genomic region encodes these proteins:
- a CDS encoding Ferrochelatase: protein MALRRSGGQLYKGISQASSHRLALPQIASQKRYLATPVPPVTQDATGSKGPTAMVFLNMGGPSTLDEVGDFLSRLFADGDLIPLGRLQNYLGPLISKRRTPKIQKQYDAIGGGSPIRKWSEYQSSEMCKILDKISPETAPHKPYVAFRYADPLTEEMYTQLLKDGFGNGRGGRAVAFTQYPQYSCSTTGSSLNELWKWRHRLEGKTNKESGDGSITWSVIDRWPVHSGLVEAFAQNIEAKLAEYPEERRKDVVLLFSAHSLPMSVVNRGDPYPGEVAATVYAVMQRLKFSNPYRLCWQSQVGPSAWLGPQTSDSVEEYIAKGQTDLVLIPIAFTSDHIETLYELDEEVIGESGHRDTVKRVESLNGSPVFIQALADIAKAHLAENQACSAQMGLRCPGCKSERCAESKRFFASQQAGLV, encoded by the exons ATGGCTCTGCGACGCTCCGGGGGCCAGCTCTACAAGGGCATCTCCCAGGCCAGCTCCCATCGTCTTGCGCTCCCTCAGATCGCCAGCCAGAAGCGATACCTGGCCACCCCAGTCCCTCCCGTCACACAAGATGCCACAGGCTCCAAGGGCCCGACCGCCATGGTCTTTCTCAACATGGGAGGTCCTTCTACTCTCGATGAAGTCGGTGACTTTCTCAGCCGCCTCTTT GCTGACGGTGACCTGATCCCCCTCGGCCGGTTACAAAACTACCTTGGCCCTCTCATCTCCAAGCGACGAACCCCCAAGATCCAGAAGCAATACGATGCCATCGGTGGAGGATCCCCCATTCGAAAGTGGTCCGAGTATCAGAGCTCTGAGATGTGCAAGATCTTGGACAAGATCTCCCCCGAGACTGCCCCCCATAAGCCTTATGTCGCTTTCCGGTATGCGGATCCTCTGACCGAGGAGATGTACACTCAGCTGCTGAAGGACGGATTTGGTAATGGCCGTGGCGGCAGGGCCGTCGCATTCACCCAATATCCCCAGTACTCTTGCTCGACAACGGGCAGCAGCTTGAACGAGCTCTGGAAGTGGAGGCACAGACTCGAGGGTAAGACCAACAAGGAGTCTGGAGACGGCAGCATCACATGGAGTGTCATCGACCGCTGGCCAGTCCACAGTGGTCTGGTCGAGGCGTTTGCGCAGAACATTGAGGCGAAGCTGGCAGAGTATCCCGAGGAGCGTCGCAAGGACGTTGTCCTGCTGTTTTCTGCGCACAGTCTTCCCATGTCGGTTGTTAACAGAG GTGATCCTTACCCCGGTGAGGTCGCGGCCACCGTCTATGCTGTCATGCAGCGCCTCAAGTTCTCGAACCCATACCGACTATGCTGGCAGTCCCAGGTTGGACCATCTGCCTGGCTGGGACCTCAGACCTCAGATAGTGTGGAGGAGTACATCGCCAAGGGCCAGACGGACCTTGTCCTTATCCCCATCGCCTTCACATCGGATCACATCGAGACTCTTTAcgagctggacgaggaggtaATTGGCGAGAGTGGCCATCGCGATACCGTCAAGCGGGTAGAGTCTCTGAACGGTAGCCCCGTGTTCATCCAGGCTCTGGCCGACATTGCTAAGGCACATCTCGCCGAGAATCAGGCTTGCTCGGCTCAGATGGGCCTCCGATGTCCTGGGTGCAAGAGCGAGAGATGTGCCGAGTCAAAGCGATTCTTTGCGAGCCAGCAGGCTGGTCTGGTTTAG
- a CDS encoding MFS domain-containing protein codes for MADIIRDAPLGQVIRFVTRNKYLKYPEEKEDFKLPDPWITLMNNPDAIVEDAPVENLTVAASSASSTVAADDDTKPKPKNNKPEHDEDPEKADRPPLRLQRTRSAQDTQAYTADRLHADEEHEIEKVQSIPIVPKKTKDGAILVDWYYSDDADNPHNWSNNKRLGISLIICLYTFVVYTSSAIYTSSTEGVMKAFGVSQLKATLGLALYVLGYGIGPLLFSPLSEIPRIGRNPVYIVTMFLFVIISIPTALVGNYPGLMVLRFLQGFFGSPCLASGGASLGDIYSLMALPYAMMAWVSAAYCGPALGPLLSGFAVPAKSWRWSLYESIWASAPVFILMFLLLPETSGANILLRRAKRLRKLTGNERFMSQSEIDQRNMKVSSIALDALIKPMEITIKDPAVLFVQVYTAIIYGIYYSFFEVFPRVYPVYYGMNLGEIGLVFLCVLVSCIIGVAIYVAYLYYYMDPRIAKRGWPVQEARLAPALPASIGPTIGLFLFAWTARKSIHWIAPTIGITIYGATVFIVMQCIFVYIPLSYPMYAASLFAANDFFRSALACGSVLFAQPLFDNLGVAKGTSLLGGLSVIGIIGIWLLYFYGARLRALSKFAVYEHVE; via the exons TCGAGGACGCCCCCGTCGAGAACCTAACAGTCGCCGCCTCGtccgcctcctccaccgTCGCAGCAGACGACGACACAAAGCCAAAGCCAAAGAACAACAAGCCAGAGCACGATGAGGATCCTGAAAAGGCTGATAGACCTCCCCTGAGGCTGCAGCGGACTCGCTCGGCGCAGGATACGCAGGCTTATACTGCTGATAGACTGCACGCCGATGAAGAGCACGAGATTGAAAAGGTTCAGTCTATTCCCATCGTGCCCAAAAAGACAAAGGATGGTGCTATTCTCGTCGACTGGTACTACAGCGATGACGCCGATAACCCGCACAACTGGTCCAACAACAAGAGGCTGGGCATCTCGCTCATCATCTGTCTATACACCTTTGTGGTTTACACTTCCTCGGCTATCTACACGTCGTCGACTGAGGGTGTCATGAAGGCCTTTGGCGTGAGCCAGCTCAAGGCTACACTCGGCCTGGCGCTCTATGTCCTGGGATATGGTATTGGTCCTTTGCTGTTCTCGCCCCTGAGTGAGATTCCTCGCATCGGCCGTAACCCTGTTTACATCGTCACCATGTTCCTCTTTGTCATCATTTCCATCCCGACAGCTCTTGTTGGAAACTACCCCGGCCTTATGGTTCTGCGATTCCTTCAGGGCTTCTTTGGCTCGCCTTGTCTTGCCTCGGGTGGTGCATCCCTCGGTGATATCTACAGTCTCATGGCCCTCCCCTACGCTATGATGGCCTGGGTCTCTGCTGCTTACTGTGGAC CTGCCCTAGGCCCCCTGCTCAGCGGCTTCGCCGTCCCCGCCAAGTCCTGGCGCTGGTCCCTATACGAGAGCATCTGGGCCTCTGCCCcggtcttcatcctcatgttcctcctcctccccgagACGAGCGGCGCCAACATTCTCCTTCGTCGGGCCAAGCGTCTCCGCAAGCTCACGGGCAACGAGCGTTTCATGTCGCAGAGCGAGATTGACCAGCGCAACATGAAGGTTTCTTCTATTGCTCTTGATGCGTTGATCAAGCCCATGGAGATCACAATCAAGGATCCCGCTGTGCTTTTCGTGCAGGTGTATACCGCCATCATCTACGGTATCTACTATTCAT TCTTCGAGGTCTTCCCCCGTGTTTACCCCGTCTACTACGGCATGAATCTCGGCGAGATcggcctcgtcttcctctgTGTTCTCGTATCTTGTATCATCGGAGTAGCCATCTACGTCGCCTACCTCTACTACTACATGGACCCCCGCATCGCCAAGCGCGGCTGGCCCGTCCAAGAAGCCCGTCTCGCTCCCGCTCTGCCGGCGTCCATCGGCCCCACGATCggtctcttcctcttcgcctGGACAGCCCGCAAGTCAATCCATTGGATCGCCCCGACCATTGGCATCACCATCTATGGTGCTACAgtcttcatcgtcatgcAGTGTATCTTTGTCTACATCCCCCTGAGCTATCCCATGTACGCCGCCAGTCTGTTTGCCGCCAACGACTTCTTCCGTAGCGCACTGGCCTGTGGTAGCGTGCTCTTTGCTCAGCCGTTGTTTGATAACCTGGGTGTTGCCAAGGGTACCAGTCTTCTCGGTGGACTCAGTGTCATTGGCATCATTGGTATCTGGCTGCTCTACTTTTACGGCGCTAGGCTGCGAGCTCTGAGCAAGTTTGCCGTCTATGAGCATGTGGAATAG
- a CDS encoding ATP-dependent DNA helicase II subunit 1, translating to MKLFQLTRNENHYFAITHTYTSTMADKQDWRREDEDEGEQEIDENSYKAQKDAILLAIDVSKSMLEPPPHSDSKKADRDSPVQAALKCAYHLMEQRIISNPKDMMGILLFGTEKSKFQDSGDGRSGLRYPHCYLFTDLDVPAAEDVKTLKALVEEGEDEDEVLTPSEEPASMANVLFCANQIFTTKAANFGSRRLFIVTDNDDPHASDKQARSAAAVRAKDLYDLGITIDLFPITRGDETFDLNKFYDDIIYRDPAGEANMSEIRTSKSGDGLTLLNSLISNVNSKQTAKRALFSNLPFEIAPGLRISVKGYNIVHRQTPARTCYIWLDGEKPQIAAGETTRIAEDSARTVEKGETKKAYKFGGEYVYFTPDEQKSLKDFGSPIIRIIGFKSRSQLPIWASVKKSTFIFPSEEDFVGSTRVFTALWQKLLKDDKIGLAWCITRANAQPILAAIIPSRERSDDESGTPYLPAGLWIYPLPFLDDLRSINPPSEVMRSSDELTTQMRTIVQQLQLPKAMYNPSKYPNPALQWHYKILQALALEEEVPEKAEDTTEPKFKAISKRAGGYLEDWSETLEGEAGRVSSAKSTKREADDDDVKPTKRSRGSSEKPSGSSLSTSQLKAAIESGGITKMTVVQLRDLLGAKGLSTAGRKMDLIERVEQWVEENS from the exons ATGAAGTTG TTCCAGCTGACGCGCAATGAGAACCATTATTTTGCTATAACACACACATACACATCAACAATGGCAGACAAACAAGATTGGCgtcgagaagatgaagatgaggggGAGCAGGAGATTGATGAGAAC AGTTACAAGGCGCAAAAGGATGCCATCTTGCTCGCGATAGATGTGAGCAAGTCAATGCTGGAGCCACCGCCGCACTCGGACTCCAAAAAGGCAGACCGGGACAGTCCCGTACAGGCAGCGTTGAAATGCGCCTACCATCTGATGGAGCAgcgcatcatctccaaccccAAGGACATGATGGGCATTCTCCTATTCGGCACTGAAAAGTCCAAGTTCCAGGACTCGGGCGATGGCCGCAGTGGACTTAGATATCCTCATTGTTATCTATTCACTGACCTCGACGTCCCCGCGGCAGAGGACGTCAAGACCCTGAAGGCTCTGGTTGAAGAgggggaagacgaggatgaagtgTTGACGCCCTCAGAGGAGCCAGCCAGCATGGCCAACGTGCTCTTCTGCGCCAACCAGATTTTTACAACAAAGGCCGCAAACTTTGGTAGTCGTCGCTTGTTCATTGTGACCGACAACGATGACCCCCATGCGTCTGACAAGCAGGCAAGGTCAGCCGCGGCTGTCCGTGCAAAGGATCTGTATGATCTTGGCATCACAATCGATCTCTTCCCCATCACTCGAGGGGATGAGACCTTTGACTTGAACAAGTTTTATGAT GATATCATCTACCGTGACCCAGCTGGTGAAGCCAACATGTCCGAGATTCGCACTTCCAAGTCTGGAGACGGACTTACCCTGCTCAACTCGCTCATATCGAATGTGAATTCGAAGCAGACAGCGAAACGAGCACTCTTCTCAAACCTGCCGTTTGAGATTGCCCCAGGACTGCGAATCTCAGTCAAGGGGTACAATATTGTCCATCGCCAAACACCCGCACGCACCTGCTACATCTGGCTCGACGGTGAGAAGCCACAGATTGCCGCAGGCGAAACTACCAGAATCGCCGAGGATAGTGCCCGAACGGTCGAGAAGGGAGAGACGAAGAAGGCGTACAAGTTTGGAGGTGAATACGTCTACTTTACCCCTGATGAGCAAAAGTCTCTCAAGGATTTTGGATCGCCAATCATCCGCATCATTGGCTTCAAGTCGCGGAGCCAGCTTCCCATCTGGGCGAGTGTTAAGAAGTCTACCTTTATCTTCCCCAGTGAAGAGGACTTTGTCGGCTCAACTCGAGTCTTTACTGCATTGTGGCAGAAGCTGCTTAAGGACGACAAGATTGGTCTTGCATGGTGCATCACCCGAGCCAACGCGCAGCCGATACTTGCGGCCATCATTCCATCTAGAGAACGGTCTGATGATGAGTCGGGAACACCATACCTGCCTGCAGGTCTTTGGATCTATCCCCTGCCCTTCTTGGATGATCTGCGAAGCATCAACCCCCCAAGCGAAGTGATGCGAAGTTCTGATGAGCTCACGACACAAATGCGGACCATTGTGCAGCAGCTTCAACTTCCCAAGGCCATGTACAATCCGTCCAAGTACCCAAATCCTGCCCTCCAATGGCATTACAAGATTCTCCAGGCTCTTGCGCTGGAAGAGGAGGTGCCTGAAAAGGCTGAAGATACGACTGAGCCCAAGTTTAAGGCCATCAGCAAGAGAGCTGGTGGCTACCTTGAAGATTGGTCGGAGACACTGGAGGGTGAAGCTGGACGGGTTTCCAGTGCCAAGTCCACCAAGCGCGAGgcggacgatgacgatgtgAAGCCAACCAAGAGGAGTAGAGGTTCATCAGAGAAGCCCTCTGGATCTTCACTCTCGACTTCTCAGTTGAAGGCGGCGATTGAGAGCGGTGGCATCACCAAGATGACGGTGGTGCAACTCAGAGACTTGCTAGGGGCCAAAGGCTTGAGCACAGCTGGTCGAAAGATGGATCTGATTGAGAGAGTTGAGCAGTGGGTGGAAGAAAATTCCTAG
- a CDS encoding ATP-dependent DNA helicase II subunit 1 — translation MDDMPTPPLSGGRTPTKPHAEEPPGDRTHTPVVSSPNPPRLANAKRPGPPAPSLTLQRLSSSTPSSSSRSSPQQEPGSAQYLDRLLRLARCRRTLRSSSSSAMADFLASFNLGAQTPAASSNPQCDSVQDLQLRLRGALDAKVTPNRAEHLSITLELGATVRFELSVSEPENGALDNLNNIDPLMGGMRSASVAADQAGGQLSRVVFANDTLMNQPQDDPALQRSVAKHIIGLVSATDGSTWTVREVSRGSQGWTFTYLCKDSYQQWNRQTSKNPTKAIVGEFSQRDPDPVLHARPAFDCRGSVTIAFNRNSRAITVKYDHTPMHKTVAQLAEYFKPLPRQLGPGAQKLQQQKTKENTPKKAKGEKRERKKRETKAQDENGNPRKRKKKNDGAAQATAPADGPMIPPDYPGAPPIDGQGGPSYAAGEQTDGTVQNQQGFSDYPQGLMGDAPAAANGSTTQTRSQPPSVIYPVNVSAAEAARRREAALTMLSNAGVEPSTLSAEQFNIFSNQAPELQRESLGMLVKYGAERLRIVHPGNREGSAQTNASASTTSSQTTPSGPMTTKELVPQSGAQSNVGTDNEAPTSTEAEAAAEAPETAKRDKRKKMAKSRTACFPCKARKTKCPKERPTCTECESHGTACEYAPQKPRNKKKKPEESETIVVEDDEDEEDEEEEEQQQEDAEEDAPEEEDSTQQDASQDYSYPQMNIENMVTTTDTTSQDLQTSQNGYYQPPSGLSLPQPDPYSNTQQPMTADPGLVMPPRQTYNTGMPEVTQPPPPAPAPAGTIAPIESRRWTAIGPGNKTRRSLPSEPVHSNGQNVPAANPQPSDWAQSSNNTMPATNVSSLSPQMAYSRSANQQSRQVNQNVSRDHSQMADGMQQATAVSNTVMQQARQSPVAAAAMIAQARKSPYQQAAVPRATSRQSQQNQSRTPEADQTRGYQPPADMGHQHNTRSSARHDTSQMTNNSGYGEYGRYGSTNTAASHQSSHRGYDQTNSMMQQNTDTTSQTAAMAMSLASGTPSTMSTSYPAITSSANQWSSSSGRNDRSYGSNSSYHDQSAYSQPASSKPGSTSRQNFNMRGSTQQDTRTSSSNSYGQQQRQNYPSYSGPTQQSQTGNQPSSWYFQGSHSSSLNPGSQSSGYSYESWSGV, via the exons atggatgataTGCCCACGCCACCGTTGAGTGGCGGGCGCACACCCACCAAGCCTCACGCTGAGGAGCCGCCTGGTGACAGAACCCACACCCCTGTCGTCTCCTCCCCCAACCCACCACGACTCGCGAACGCGAAGCGTCCAGGCCCGCCAGCGCCATCGCTGACTCTTCAGAGGCTTTCATCGTCAacgcccagcagcagcagccgctcATCGCCTCAGCAGGAGCCAGGCTCGGCTCAGTACCTGGACAGGCTGCTCCGCCTGGCCCGATGCCGCCGCACCCTacgctccagctccagctccgccATGGCCGACTTCCTCGCGAGCTTCAATCTCGGCGCGCAGACGCCCGCCGCGTCCAGTAACCCGCAGTGCGATTCGGTCCAGGATTTGCAGCTTCGCCTCCGCGGCGCTCTCGACGCCAAGGTCACCCCGAACCGCGCCGAGCATCTGTCCATCACCCTCGAGCTGGGGGCCACCGTCCGCTTCGAACTTTCCGTCTCCGAACCCGAGAATGGCGCCCTCGATAATCTCAATAATATTGACCCGTTGATGGGAGGAATGCGCTCGGCGAGTGTTGCGGCTGATCAGGCTGGGGGACAGCTCTCACGGGTTGTTTTTGCCAATGACACCCTGATGAACCAACCGCAAGATGACCCGGCCCTGCAACGATCTGTCGCAAAACACATTATCGGCCTTGTCAGCGCAACAGACGGTAGCACTTGGACTGTTCGAGAGGTATCGCGCGGGTCGCAAGGCTGGACTTTTACATATCTGTGCAAGGACTCCTATCAGCAATGGAATCGACAAACTTCAAAGAACCCAACTAAGGCAATTGTGGGCGAGTTCAGTCAACGGGACCCGGACCCAGTTCTGCATG CTCGACCTGCCTTTGATTGCCGCGGATCCGTCACTATTGCATTCAATCGCAATAGCCGCGCAATCACGGTCAAGTACGATCACACACCCATGCACAAGACGGTTGCTCAGCTTGCCGAGTACTtcaagcctcttcctcgtcaactAGGACCCGGCGCTCAGAAACTACAGCAGCAAAAGACCAAGGAAAATACACCCAAGAAGGCAAAGGGCGAGAAGAGGGAACGAAAGAAGCGAGAAACCAAGGCACAAGATGAGAATGGGAACCCTCGGAAACggaaaaagaagaatgaCGGCGCAGCTCAAGCTACTGCTCCTGCTGATGGACCCATGATACCTCCGGACTATCCTGGAGCGCCACCAATCGACGGACAAGGAGGACCTTCCTATGCTGCTGGAGAGCAGACAGATGGAACTGTGCAGAACCAGCAGGGATTCAGCGATTATCCCCAAGGTCTGATGGGAGACGCGCCAGCCGCGGCTAATGGATCAACTACTCAGACTAGAAGCCAACCCCCTTCAGTCATCTACCCAGTTAATGTCTCGGCAGCTGAAGCAGCACGCCGACGAGAGGCTGCCCTGACGATGCTCAGCAATGCGGGTGTTGAGCCGTCTACTCTGTCAGCTGAGCAGTTCAACATCTTCTCTAACCAGGCACCAGAACTTCAGCGAGAGTCTCTGGGTATGCTTGTCAAGTATGGTGCAGAACGGCTGCGGATTGTTCATCCTGGTAACAGGGAGGGCTCTGCGCAGACAAACGCATCTGCTTCTACCACGAGCAGTCAGACAACACCGTCTGGGCCTATGACGACCAAGGAACTCGTGCCCCAGTCCGGTGCTCAGAGCAACGTGGGAACAGACAATGAGGCTCCTACCAGCACTGAGGCAGAGGCTGCGGCAGAAGCACCAGAGACAGCGAAACGagacaagaggaagaagatggccaaaTCACGGACAGCTTGCTTCCCTTGCAAGGCTCGAAAGACCAAG TGTCCAAAGGAGAGGCCTACTTGCACTGAGTGTGAAAGCCACGGTACTGCATGTGAATATGCACCTCAAAAGCCAAGaaacaaaaaaaagaagccTGAAGAGTCGGAGACCATAGTTGtcgaagacgatgaagatgaagaagacgaagaggaagaggagcaaCAACAGgaagatgccgaggaagacgctcctgaagaggaggacagCACTCAGCAAGACGCCTCACAAGACTACTCATACCCTCAGATGAACATTGAAAACATGGTCACAACCACGGATACAACATCTCAGGATCTCCAAACTTCCCAAAACGGCTACTATCAGCCCCCCTCGGGTTTGTCATTGCCTCAGCCAGACCCCTATTCGAACACACAACAACCCATGACTGCCGATCCAGGGCTCGTCATGCCACCCAGGCAAACTTATAACACCGGTATGCCTGAAGTAACACAGCCACCACCCccagctccggctccggctggCACAATTGCTCCTATCGAGTCACGACGATGGACAGCCATCGGACCTGGCAACAAGACGCGGCGAAGTCTTCCGTCTGAACCCGTTCACTCCAACGGGCAAAACGTGCCTGCTGCGAACCCTCAACCATCAGACTGGGCTCAAAGCTCCAACAACACTATGCCAGCGACAAATGTTTCATCTCTTTCGCCACAGATGGCATACTCTCGGTCTGCCAACCAGCAATCGCGGCAGGTGAACCAGAACGTCTCAAGAGACCATTCACAAATGGCCGATGGAATGCAGCAAGCAACGGCCGTGTCTAATACGGTGATGCAACAAGCTCGTCAGTCACCGGTagctgccgccgccatgaTAGCTCAGGCACGCAAGTCTCCGTATCAACAGGCTGCTGTTCCTCGTGCCACATCCAGACAGAGCCAGCAAAACCAGTCACGGACTCCTGAAGCTGATCAGACTAGAGGCTATCAGCCACCTGCGGATATGGGCCATCAACACAACACCAGGTCATCTGCTCGCCATGACACATCCCAGATGACGAATAATTCTGGCTATGGCGAGTATGGGCGGTATGGTAGCACCAACACCGCAGCAAGTCATCAGTCGTCTCATCGGGGATATGATCAGACAAACTCGATGATGCAGCAGAACACTGACACGACCAGTCAGACtgctgccatggccatgtcGCTGGCGTCAGGGACTCCCTCTACAATGAGCACCTCATACCCGGCTATTACCTCATCTGCAAATCAGTGGTCTAGCTCTTCAGGACGCAACGACCGCTCATATGGCAGCAACTCTTCGTATCATGACCAATCCGCATATTCACAGCCGGCATCCTCCAAGCCTGGCTCAACATCTAGACAGAACTTCAACATGCGCGGAAGCACACAACAAGACACTCGcacgagcagcagcaactctTATGGCCAGCAGCAACGGCAGAATTATCCCTCTTACTCTGGGCCTACACAGCAGAGTCAGACAGGTAACCAGCCCTCAAGCTGGTACTTTCAAGGCTCGCACAGCAGCTCTCTCAACCCAGGGAGCCAGTCGTCAGGCTACAGCTACGAGTCGTGGTCAGGCGTGTAA